Proteins from one Naumovozyma castellii chromosome 3, complete genome genomic window:
- the PRP40 gene encoding snoRNA-splicing protein PRP40 (ancestral locus Anc_2.649): MSAASISNDPWRSAKDANGRTYYYNINTKESRWDRPASMEGSTNNDDSDKMLLEQIGWKSNVTNEGKVYYYNLKTGESRWDVNDLIRQERMKNAKGKEEPKVEEKKEEKDKVKTDEILKGNILKQDNTEGTKYSNHSTIMHVTKKLPEDAEIDFMKMLRENKVDSTWSFSKIITELGSKDPRYWLVDDDPLWKQQMFEKYLSNRSEKELLKEHNEINKFKEAFVAMLEANSKITYYTRWPTARRLIANEPIYKHSVFNERIKKKTFQDYIAKLQKQHQETQSKLKEQALMELREYLKSILLNKKKNNSDGEQEENTMISWQTLSNNFLFEKSKRYMANKHFKILTREDILREYLTFVTEYENELSLRLSTLNERNYTRDRIARDNYKSLLLQTSKFKIRANSNWKDFYMVFKNDKKFQDLLGRNGSTALDLFLDYVEEKSITIKGQRAIAQQILIENEFQWNGDRDQNYTTTSDELSKILSNNTSFKNVDEEDIKIIVDQLINLRKEKKREQEELEHRIQEQKKHYFKVMVQNYLRTIGKEQSWDLAKETIKNTPEFRELNDENTGKLIFEEVQKFIKDGLATVTGATINQKKRNLEPSVKLDY, from the coding sequence ATGTCTGCTGCTTCGATAAGTAATGACCCCTGGAGGTCTGCGAAGGACGCCAATGGAAGAACGTACTATTACAATATCAATACGAAGGAATCCAGATGGGATCGGCCTGCTTCGATGGAAGGTAGTACCAATAATGACGATAGTGATAAGATGTTGCTAGAGCAGATTGGTTGGAAGTCTAATGTTACCAATGAGGGGAAAGTCTATTAttacaatttgaaaacgGGAGAATCTAGATGGGATGTTAATGACTTGATAAGGCAAGAGCGAATGAAAAATGCAAAGGGAAAGGAAGAACCAAAAGTCGAGgagaaaaaagaagagaaagataAAGTTAAAACAGATGAAATACTGAAGggaaatatattgaaacaGGATAATACTGAAGGAACTAAGTATTCCAATCATTCAACCATCATGCACGTCACCAAGAAACTTCCGGAAGATgctgaaattgatttcATGAAGATGCTAAGGGAAAATAAGGTGGATTCTACTTGGTCATTTAGTAAGATTATAACAGAGTTAGGATCAAAAGATCCCAGATATTGGTTAGTCGATGATGATCCCCTATGGAAGCAACaaatgtttgaaaaatatctttCTAATAGATCggaaaaagaattattgaaagaacataatgaaattaataaattcaaagaagcATTTGTGGCAATGCTGGAGGCAAACTCCAAAATAACGTATTATACTCGATGGCCAACAGCGAGAAGACTCATTGCTAATGAACCAATCTATAAACATTCTGTGTTCAatgaaagaataaagaaaaagacCTTTCAAGATTACATTGCTAAATTACAAAAGCAACATCAAGAAACTCAATCAAAACTGAAAGAGCAAGCACTAATGGAACTGCgtgaatatttgaaatcaatccttttgaacaaaaagaaaaataatagtGATGGcgaacaagaagaaaataccATGATATCGTGGCAAACgttatcaaataattttctttttgaaaagagtAAAAGGTATATGGCTAATAAACATTTCAAGATTCTAACACGTGAAGATATTTTAAGAGAATATCTAACATTTGTGACAGAGTACGAAAATGAGTTATCGTTAAGGTTATCCACCCTGAATGAGAGAAATTACACACGAGATAGGATAGCTCGTGATAATTATAAGAGCTTATTATTGCAAACATCTAAATTTAAGATTAGAGCCAATTCtaattggaaagattttTACATGGTTTTCAAAAACgataagaaatttcaagacCTTCTTGGAAGGAATGGTTCTACGGCAttggatttatttttggattatgttgaagaaaaatcaataaCAATTAAAGGCCAAAGAGCTATTGCTcaacaaatattgattgaaaatgaGTTTCAATGGAATGGTGACCGGGATCAAAATTATACAACGACCAGCGATgaactttcaaaaatacTCTCAAACAATACATCATTTAAGAAtgtagatgaagaagatataaaAATCATAGTTGATCAACTTATTAACCtaaggaaagaaaagaaacgAGAACAAGAAGAGCTAGAACATCGCATACAGGAACAAAAGAAACATTATTTCAAAGTGATGGTCCAAAATTATCTTAGAACCATTGGAAAGGAACAATCATGGGATCTTGCAAAGGAAACGATAAAAAATACTCCGGAATTTAGAGAACTTAACGATGAGAATACAGGGAAATTgatctttgaagaagttcAAAAGTTCATAAAGGATGGATTGGCAACAGTAACAGGAGCAACTATTAaccaaaagaaaagaaatttggaaCCATCTGTAAAACTagattattga
- the DAL81 gene encoding Dal81p (ancestral locus Anc_2.651) has translation MRHNYQGSSWHSPGSSHHSPLTVTDPSIAIPDPNSENQQPAQNEPTKSSVGSSDLLHFNDNYSALLQNLTNENPNIIPQSFNNPPTDVPNQNQTNNNTSSGNDFSTEKQSLDTLLQHYQNLIGKPAVQNEAATTSATTKSSVTPPTNEPVCNYCRQKGTKCFMIPNLGKCIECETNRIQCFFPNSVKSNKRERVDNNNLQTQNGPKKIKQESVVNNGNNSPNHYYSDFLQTLNNTISTSASNLPMPNANLNMNINMGMNPSAQYNQVQTQPENVQSQLPVQYPRSSFYVGPTSVYDINLINHVKLDNIDQIQLSKSLALRKVATDVQFILRDDLNRELYLKQEQEVDVVETLIYPHGKLLIEIFFSLVHPYFPILHERVFLEKYARSYRELTAPLLAAIYSLALQWWDFHPKLIGFPKPDVVNKLNDIAFKSFFNRIERPKLSMVQTGLLILQCRSENRNNWVLSSVVVSLAEELGLGVDCQDWRLPKWEKDLRRRLAWAVWMEDKWMSLNEARHSHLILGRNWMVKPLQSDDFPPTSSMITNGGATENNNNSRKEPPSFIGTPQFDMSLTAEDYTNGTLIYHQMVSLSIILGEIMDTFYTQGAITVNTNIEQVLKLAKPLQLKLREWYHSLPSQISMSTFTPKRFIVNATLTLAYFAAEITLHRKIISTLRSDTPKELVHVCRQAAKTRLIAAIEFIRDLKNEHINAFWYTCSTSNLMLIGTFAALLYVTSPTKEESDMFRDCLRNYIWILRVGSKAFDKFGHALNNIHMLLTQIPGLLTDDLDHLKEAGAPKPFSHIPQSQHLKTASPAMTEQGSPSTLNQFKNMAPELLQNLTNIQATATTTTSVTPAVASNSEMTHTPTHLGSPSKKQPMPTSAGRRSRELDNNVDNQSPGGSTVTGSTTNNNNINNLPRKSSNHEESVFQSSRTSNPASQPNTPQIHKPSHVSPTSHNTGSDLNNLSMDLGAPLNQPESTASVIGAHDSPNRNNAFTIDKDGSAQEDGNNITENNNDPSSLDQK, from the coding sequence ATGAGACACAATTACCAAGGTTCCTCCTGGCACAGTCCTGGCAGTAGTCATCATTCCCCACTAACAGTCACCGACCCATCTATTGCCATACCAGATCCGAATTCAGAAAATCAACAACCAGCACAAAACGAACCAACTAAATCTAGTGTGGGTAGCAGCGATTTGCTACATTTTAACGATAATTATTCCGCTTTGTTACAAAATTTAACTAATGAAAACCCAAATATAATTCCCCAATCGTTTAATAATCCTCCTACGGATGTTCCtaatcaaaatcaaactaataataataccagCAGTGGCAATGATTTTTCCACTGAAAAGCAAAGTTTGGATACTTTACTCCAACATTATCAAAATCTAATTGGCAAACCCGCCGTTCAAAATGAAGCAGCAACGACAAGTGCTACAACCAAATCTTCTGTAACACCACCAACAAATGAACCTGTTTGTAATTATTGTCGTCAGAAGGGAACGAAATGTTTTATGATCCCAAATCTAGGGAAATGTATAGAATGTGAAACAAACAGAattcaatgtttttttCCTAATTCTGTGAAGTCAAATAAGAGAGAAAGAGTCGATAATAACAATTTGCAAACTCAGAATGGaccaaagaagattaaGCAGGAATCTGTTGTGAATAATGGGAACAATAGTCCCAATCATTACTATTCCGATTTCTTACAGACTTTAAATAATACCATATCAACATCCGCTTCCAATCTCCCCATGCCAAATGCAAACTTGAACATGAATATAAATATGGGAATGAATCCTTCAGCACAATATAATCAAGTACAAACACAACCAGAAAACGTACAATCACAATTGCCCGTACAATATCCAAGATCATCATTTTATGTGGGACCTACATCAGTATATGATATCAATCTAATCAATCATGTCAAATTGGACAATATAGaccaaattcaattatCTAAGTCCTTAGCATTAAGGAAAGTAGCCACAGATGTCCAATTCATACTTCGGGATGATTTAAATCGTGAACTATACTTGAAACAAGAGCAAGAAGTGGATGTCGTAGAGACTTTGATTTACCCTCATgggaaattattaattgaaattttcttcagtttGGTGCATCCTTATTTCCCTATCTTACACGAAAGAGTCTTCTTAGAAAAATATGCCAGATCATATAGAGAATTGACAGCACCATTATTAGCAgcaatttattcattggCTTTACAATGGTGGGATTTCCACCCTAAATTGATTGGATTTCCTAAACCAGATGTTGTAAATAAGTTGAATGATATCGCattcaaatcattcttCAACAGGATTGAAAGACCAAAATTAAGTATGGTGCAAACAGGACTTCTAATATTACAATGTAGGTCAGAAAATAGAAATAATTGGGTATTGTCATCCGTCGTGGTATCATTAGCTGAAGAACTAGGGCTTGGAGTTGATTGCCAGGATTGGAGACTACCCAAATGGGAAAAAGATCTTCGTAGACGTTTAGCATGGGCCGTATGGATGGAAGATAAATGGATGTCGTTAAATGAAGCACGTCATTCTCATTTAATACTGGGGAGGAATTGGATGGTGAAGCCACTACAGAGTGATGATTTCCCACCAACTTCGTCGATGATCACGAACGGTGGAGCAACAgaaaacaataacaacTCCAGAAAGGAACCACCATCATTTATTGGCACTCCACAATTTGATATGTCACTCACAGCGGAGGATTATACCAATGGAACATTAATATATCACCAAATGGTTTCCTTAAGTATTATTCTTGGAGAAATTATGGACACTTTCTACACGCAGGGTGCCATTACAGTCaatacaaatattgaaCAAGTATTAAAATTAGCTAAACCATTGCAATTAAAACTGAGAGAGTGGTATCATTCATTACCGTCGCAAATCTCTATGAGTACATTTACACCAAAGAGATTTATCGTGAACGCTACGTTAACATTGGCTTATTTTGCAGCAGAAATTACTCTACATCGAAAGATAATAAGTACTCTAAGATCAGATACACCAAAGGAATTAGTTCACGTTTGTAGACAAGCCGCAAAGACGAGGCTAATTGCAGCCATTGAGTTCATtagagatttgaaaaatgaacaTATTAATGCATTTTGGTATACATGCTCTACAAGTAACTTGATGTTAATAGGAACATTTGCTGCATTATTATACGTCACATCACCTACTAAAGAAGAATCTGACATGTTTAGAGATTGTCTAAGGAATTATATTTGGATCCTACGTGTCGGTTCTAAGGCATTTGACAAATTTGGACATGCTCTTAATAACATACATATGTTGTTAACCCAAATTCCAGGTCTATTAACAGATGATTTAGATCATCTGAAGGAAGCAGGTGCGCCAAAACCATTTTCACATATACCTCAATCACAACATTTAAAGACTGCATCACCAGCTATGACGGAACAAGGGTCGCCTTCAACTTTAAaccaattcaaaaatatggCCCCAGAACTATTAcaaaatttaacaaatattcaagCTACTGCAACCACTACCACTTCTGTGACGCCAGCGGTTGCTAGTAATTCTGAAATGACGCATACACCTACTCATCTAGGAAGCCCATCAAAGAAGCAGCCTATGCCAACTTCAGCAGGTAGGAGGTCACGAGAGCTCGATAACAACGTAGATAACCAATCTCCTGGCGGCTCAACAGTAACAGGTAGTActactaataataataatattaataatttgcCTAGGAAAAGTTCTAACCATGAAGAATCAGTTTTTCAAAGTAGCAGGACCTCCAATCCGGCCAGTCAACCCAATACACCACAAATACATAAACCAAGTCATGTTAGTCCTACGAGTCATAACACAGGGAGTGATCTAAATAACTTATCTATGGATTTGGGTGCTCCACTAAATCAACCTGAGTCAACTGCTAGTGTTATCGGTGCTCATGATTCGCCTAACCGCAACAATGCTTTCACTATTGATAAGGATGGAAGTGCACAAGAGGACGGCAATAACATAactgaaaataataacgatCCAAGTTCTTTAGatcaaaaataa
- the URB1 gene encoding Urb1p (ancestral locus Anc_2.653), which yields MDTTATQEETKYQSNYSRSREERKEKYTQQGQEIENGVLENLEKILVKLTNTPVGQSKDFQELILFQSKGYLPQVVQSWSYFAQVNNHYKFIHSTQVILRFLKLVGTETNVNVLNLGDFLIDLILKDYLKVIYRGLNNTRIKLNIPMINLMKEIVLYHDRLHLETFLTYFNLHSPSLVRILTPAKSDLNDPSNNDKMTVRTAFLDFWLNLIQYTPALIRIDLLENNFKIMGAWFKYMDKIDPISISERTVVIFTDYILKEKLFKRMTKTKILNELALSKIHKFYNSQDKGLVTQTNRLFLAYAASSETSVAFPDDRVWFDHSPNNGTDGGVFISVHGKEFKIYNKMIFNMLKMFKPWEDDLQSTTVLKVLENVPELVAPYCAHLASLGTHDPRMTSYWFGATLIIGRIISLKIPTFVENIETDLVPSTTLIMENIIPSCMTKNSLTKGLQHESPLIKQLTCQLITFAFQKLKLVFDLYDKKGWGSSKTTIAVAFHSVIPDLTIITSTLMQSYNSNKENKILPLSLTVILNFYGECFPNFFTVALPASNIYVDIMKKNFFSGIELAILDNFLQYQEYNGTQTKWWNSNKDENSLFTSLLRLASSPNSNTAVASKISQLINTLTISTVVFNKLLASPITALINSLQMVSTGQENKQLLKIWKLLDQTIAFSVKTPYKYVDMAQKFGTISPFMVALLQQWKFVSNEDGEGTALVVKFICIFFRNMSMIGESQAGILSAALEFIGEEQNEILELYLNFSTYESKIQELRSNEKWLLSSHMDSSFAQYITLAPYKQLKKITRYPVGEYDVVATIFRLKLLLNDDSINFDSEFKLVADALISKVTNYVAVDEKFSLLDPRIFQEFFAEIDSTSDEDCLKKYTLVTKSFIHISQSLERNKDEFENFAFQWLKQQNNVEEHSDLVAVVSNSVNADHAIELLKESIPFNQDTVSVLLLKIQGDATKHLDFCILEKVLNKASDEIISLIITLLYSNRIDDMDSSSFTSMLVKEERFLQLLLTFMNSSYFSIGVILPFLSELQDSSLATSIAIGTYKYIDQEPKVKNFVTSVISRCYSEFFKLEGPRFDACLDLFCMASDKITDIQKKSILQFITTEYKHKYGPSVIKFILVVNDFENATVDKWLSKMTLYITKFLSEDMELSGKYLQVLSEFRELVTKIDVWTKVNRNILNSQLEVILSGKLISDVNVLEYLMALTLGGNTKLIQSDKMVQLLLNNENNLLNMTISKKIANASYKAYLTVTSLYWFFNMDVSKNSTTLIQQQLLTYYNGSVSCQDRLILKMLETIESKTSISWTNYIYNWDFLESTEEESSDFVTETKLITKEKEGLIITLRKEYVQNSIVNYPLERPSLPNLQMRSVKEKYALVQKFYHDTMRSIKTEYVYDPLFVMLLTLHNKELVSYSSEDDGTIKYKFEIQKFLSSKFFQLIVVSLADCSKEVSKVAIAVLTEMLYSLEDNTQFKEGHIFQILLKKIIVSWNKNEKIIQPVVWSTISRICDLLLQPASPLYEKAFRWVLNGPAIRPNDIPLMQDLIAPRDSEVNYESYYKQLSWVLESLEFGIKSEMDLDLLKRRDVFEWLFNLINLPYLNSRMKSVINRIFYNVQRIENGGSALLTRYGAVSTSEVQNLWIKENGREVEAALERNSKNSKHLKRKLLLEEQNINTNELLEGYVAIISSQKRLREWVEDDGDHIMKRTCQ from the coding sequence ATGGATACCACAGCTACCCAGGAGGAGACGAAGTATCAGTCCAATTATTCACGCTCTCgtgaagaaagaaaagaaaagtatACTCAGCAAGGCCAGGAGATTGAAAATGGTGTCCTAGAAAACTTAGAAAAAATCCTAGTCAAATTGACCAATACTCCCGTAGGTCAATCTAAGGATTTCCAAGAActaatattatttcaatcCAAGGGTTACCTCCCTCAAGTGGTTCAATCCTGGTCCTATTTTGCGCAGGTTAATAACcattataaatttattcattctACTCAAGTTATCTTGAGGTTCTTGAAATTGGTCGGTACCGAAACAAATGTTAATGTGTTGAATTTGGGAGATTTTCTGATtgatttgatattgaaagattatttaaaaGTCATTTACAGAGGTTTGAATAACACGAGGATTAAATTGAACATTCCCATGattaatttaatgaaagaaattgTATTATATCATGATAGATTGCATTTAGAAACGTTTTTGACATACTTCAATTTGCATAGTCCCTCATTGGTTAGAATCTTGACACCTGCCAAATCTGATTTGAATGATCcttccaataatgataaaatgACTGTGCGAACTGCATTTTTAGATTTTTGGTTAAATTTAATACAATACACACCAGCATTAATTAGaattgatttattagaaaataaCTTTAAAATAATGGGGGCCTGGTTTAAATACATGGATAAAATTGACCCAATCTCCATCTCGGAAAGAACAGTTGTTATCTTCACTGATTATATCTTAAAGGAAAAACTGTTCAAGAGAATGACGAAaaccaaaatattgaacGAATTAGCACTTTCAAAGATTCATAAGTTTTATAATTCTCAAGATAAAGGGCTAGTTACACAAACAAATAGGCTTTTCCTTGCATATGCTGCGTCATCGGAAACTAGTGTCGCATTTCCAGACGACCGCGTATGGTTTGATCATTCGCCCAATAATGGTACTGATGGTGGCGTCTTCATAAGCGTTCATGGCAAAGAGTTTAAGATTTATAATAAGATGATCTTTAATATGTTGAAAATGTTCAAGCCCTGGGAAGATGACCTACAGTCTACGACTGTTTTAAAAgtattggaaaatgttCCTGAATTGGTTGCACCTTACTGTGCTCATTTAGCCTCATTAGGAACACATGATCCAAGAATGACATCATACTGGTTCGGTGCCACTCTAATCATTGGAAGAATAATCTCTCTAAAGATTCCCACATTTGTGGAAAATATAGAGACGGATTTAGTTCCTTCTACAACTTTGataatggaaaatattatacCGTCATGCATGACCAAGAATTCATTGACTAAGGGTCTACAACACGAATCGCCCCTTATTAAACAGTTAACATGTCAACTAATCACCTTTGCCTTCCAAAAGTTAAAGCTTGTCTTTGATCTGTATGACAAGAAGGGTTGGGGCTCATCAAAGACAACTATTGCCGTAGCATTCCATTCGGTTATCCCAGATTTAACTATTATCACTTCTACTTTAATGCAATCATATAACTCAAATAAGGAGAACAAAATCCTCCCGTTATCTTTGACTGTTATATTGAATTTCTATGGGGAATGTTTTCCTAATTTCTTTACTGTTGCTCTCCCTGCCTCAAACATTTACGTTgatataatgaagaaaaatttcttttcaggAATTGAATTAGCAATTCTAGATAACTTCTTACAATATCAAGAATACAATGGAACTCAGACTAAATGGTGGAATTCCAATAAGGATGAAAACTCGTTGTTCACATCATTATTAAGATTGGCATCGTCACCAAATTCTAATACAGCAGTGGCTTCGAAAATATCTCAATTGATTAACACTTTAACCATAAGCACCGTTgtcttcaataaattattagCATCTCCTATCACTGCGTTGATAAACTCTTTACAAATGGTGAGTACTGgtcaagaaaataaacaacTATTAAAAATATGGAAGTTATTAGACCAAACCATAGCATTTTCCGTGAAAACTCCGTACAAATATGTCGATATGGCTCAGAAATTTGGGACTATCTCCCCCTTTATGGTTGCTTTACTACAGCAGTGGAAATTCGTTTCTAATGAAGATGGCGAGGGGACTGCTTTGGTTGtcaaatttatttgtatcTTCTTTAGAAATATGTCCATGATCGGTGAATCGCAAGCTGGTATACTTTCAGCAGCATTAGAATTTATTGGTGAggaacaaaatgaaattttggaaCTTTACTTGAATTTCTCTACATATGAATCAAAAATCCAGGAACTGCGTTCTAATGAGAAGTGGTTATTATCTTCCCATATGGATTCGTCATTTGCCCAATATATTACATTGGCACCCTATAAAcagttgaaaaaaataacaagaTACCCTGTCGGTGAATATGATGTTGTTGCCACCATTTTTAGATTGAAATTACTGTTAAATGATGACTCTATCAATTTTGATTCTGAATTTAAATTAGTAGCTGATGCTTTGATATCGAAGGTTACGAATTATGTGGCAGTTGATGAAAAGTTTAGCTTATTGGACCCAAGAATTTTCCAGGAGTTTTTCGCCGAAATCGATTCCACTTCTGATGAGgattgtttgaaaaaatacACACTTGTTACCAAATCATTTATTCATATTAGTCAATCGCTAGAAAGGAATAAGGATGAATTCGAAAACTTCGCGTTCCAATGGttgaaacaacaaaacaatGTTGAGGAACACTCGGATTTGGTTGCTGTTGTATCAAATTCAGTAAATGCTGATCATGCAATTGAATTACTAAAGGAAAGTATACCATTCAATCAAGACACTGTATCCGTTCTATTACTGAAGATTCAAGGAGATGCCACGAAACATCTCGATTTCTGCATCCTGGAAAAGGTCCTCAATAAAGCATCTGATGAGATTATCTCCCTCATTATAACATTACTTTACAGTAATAGAATAGATGATATGGATTCATCGTCTTTTACTTCCATGCTTGTTAAAGAAGAGCGTTTCTTGCAATTATTGTTGACATTTATGAATTCCTCTTATTTCTCAATTGGTGTTATATTGCCATTCCTTTCTGAGTTACAAGATTCTAGTCTTGCTACAAGTATTGCTATTGGCACTTACAAATACATTGATCAAGAACCAAAGGTGAAGAATTTTGTAACTTCCGTTATTTCTCGATGTTATtctgaatttttcaaattggaaggTCCTCGATTCGACGCATGTTTAGATTTATTCTGTATGGCTTCAGATAAAATTACTGATATCCAAAAAAAGAGTATATTGCAATTCATCACTACTGAATATAAACATAAATATGGACCTTCTGTCATTAAGTTCATTTTAGTAgtcaatgattttgaaaatgcaACTGTTGACAAATGGTTAAGCAAGATGACTTTATACATTACGAAGTTTTTATCGGAAGATATGGAATTATCTGggaaatatttacaagtCTTGTCAGAATTTAGAGAATTGGTGACTAAAATTGATGTTTGGACAAAAGTTAACCGCAACATCCTAAACTCTCAATTAGAAGTTATTCTAAGTGGGAAATTAATTTCAGATGTTAATGTACTAGAATATTTGATGGCTTTGACACTAGGTGGGAATActaaattaattcaaagtgATAAAATGgttcaattattattgaataatgaaaacaaCTTATTGAATATGACCATTTCCAAAAAGATTGCAAACGCATCATATAAAGCCTATCTTACTGTTACATCTCTATATTGGTTTTTCAATATGGATGTCTCTAAAAACTCTACCACTTtaattcaacaacaattgcTGACTTACTATAATGGGTCAGTTTCTTGTCAGGATAGATTAATCCTTAAGATGCTGGAAACTATAGAGTCTAAAACGTCGATTTCTTGGACAAACTATATTTACAACTGGGATTTCCTTGAAAGcacagaagaagaatcatCGGATTTTGTCACTGAAACTAAATTAATTACCAAGGAAAAAGAAGGTTTGATTATTACGTTAAGAAAAGAGTACGTTCAAAATTCTATCGTTAATTATCCATTGGAAAGACCATCTCTACCTAACCTTCAAATGAGATCTGTTAAAGAGAAATATGCTTTGGTACAAAAGTTTTATCATGATACGATGAGGTCGATAAAGACTGAATATGTTTATGATCCATTATTTGTGATGTTACTAACCCTTcataataaagaattggTTAGTTATTCTTCCGAAGATGATGGCACTATCAaatataaatttgaaatacaAAAATTCCTGTCAtccaaattcttccaaCTAATAGTAGTCAGTCTTGCTGACTGCTCTAAGGAGGTTTCCAAGGTTGCTATCGCAGTTTTAACGGAGATGCTTTATTCATTGGAGGACAATACCCAGTTTAAGGAAGGTCAcatcttccaaattctACTGAAAAAAATCATCGTGTCATGGAATAAGAAcgaaaagattattcaGCCCGTTGTATGGTCCACCATATCTCGAATTTGTGATTTGCTACTTCAACCTGCTTCCCCACTTTATGAGAAAGCATTCCGTTGGGTACTAAATGGTCCTGCTATTAGGCCAAATGACATCCCATTAATGCAAGATCTAATTGCACCAAGAGATTCCGAGGTTAATTATGAGAGCTACTATAAACAGTTGTCGTGGGTGTTAGAAAGCCTTGAGTTTGGTATCAAGAGTGAAATGGACcttgatttattgaagagaagagaTGTTTTTGAATGGTTAtttaatttgatcaatttaCCATATTTGAATTCCAGGATGAAATCAGTGATCAATCGTATATTCTATAATGTTCAAAGGATAGAAAACGGTGGTTCCGCATTGTTAACCAGATATGGTGCTGTTTCTACGTCTGAAGTACAAAATCTATggattaaagaaaatggaagaGAAGTTGAAGCTGCTTTGGAAAGAAACTCAAAGAATAGTAAACACTTGAAGAGAAAACTGCTGCTGGAAGAACAGAACATTAACactaatgaattattggaagGCTATGTTGCAATAATAAGCTCCCAAAAGAGACTGAGAGAATGGGTAGAGGATGATGGTGATCATATCATGAAACGAACATGTCAATAG
- the INA22 gene encoding Ina22p (ancestral locus Anc_2.652), protein MIRQLKRLQSTAFPILRVARLYATTSSGISPTAEKKSKYDRSLWKPITWVIIFGSLLTSITNQENKYRELERRYNLKINVLKDLIGRVHLGDRDFQIEDEMRLVNKLFDHAAGKDEKFDDVVDTLRVKDKSGATLYSSDQVLMGMNRKSLIMSKQLPAEEDSLEAVLKSILNDINTDEPVSEPSQDMIEGIITDKKQLEKEKIKEEEILNYVPDSRHHLIAEKAGDITDVAKETKISKFL, encoded by the coding sequence ATGATCCGTCAGCTTAAGAGATTACAAAGCACGGCGTTTCCCATATTAAGGGTAGCTAGATTATATGCGACCACTTCTTCTGGAATATCCCCCACAGCTGAGAAGAAATCTAAATATGATAGATCTCTTTGGAAGCCCATAACATGGGTTATAATATTTGGTTCATTACTTACTTCAATTACAAACCAAGAGAACAAATATAGGGAATTGGAGAGAAGGTataatttgaagattaaTGTGCTGAAAGATCTTATTGGTAGGGTTCATTTAGGGGATAGGGATTTCCAAATCGAAGATGAGATGAGGCTggtaaataaattatttgatcaTGCTGCTGGAAAGGATGagaaatttgatgatgtaGTTGATACTTTGCGGGTAAAAGATAAGAGTGGAGCCACTTTATATTCTTCAGACCAAGTACTCATGGGCATGAATAGGAAATCATTGATAATGAGTAAACAGCTACCTGCAGAGGAAGATTCCCTGGAAGCTGTCTTAAAAAGCatattaaatgatattaataCGGATGAACCGGTTTCTGAACCAAGTCAAGATATGATTGAAGGAATCATTACAGACaaaaaacaattggaaaaagagaagattaaagaagaggaaataCTAAACTATGTTCCAGACTCCAGGCATCATCTAATAGCTGAAAAGGCAGGAGATATTACCGATGTAGCCAAAGAAACCAAGATATCTAAATTTTTGTAA